One Amorphoplanes digitatis genomic window carries:
- a CDS encoding DUF3866 family protein, translating into MVRWRSGTVTTVRREWRGALELDVTTDEGTVRALAYPELTGAPAAGDRVLLNVGALVMGLGTGGYALVVALPDRLPADPPESGTDRDSGHLVKARYTPLQPILLGVDEEASPHREVMARADSLDGMPVVTADLHSALPAILAGIHADRPDARVAYVMTDGGALPAWFSRTLDGLRDRLAGTVTTGQAFGGDLEASTVHTGLLAARHVLGADVTIVAQGPGNLGTGTAWGFSGVALGETINATVALRGAPVASLRISDGDGRPRHRGVSHHSLTAYGRVALVPADLVIPDDLPVDLAKEVEADLAPLAELHRLVRVPTAGLDAALEASPVRLSTMGRGLAQDHAYFITAAAAGRHAATLIV; encoded by the coding sequence ATGGTGCGCTGGCGATCAGGAACGGTCACGACGGTACGGCGTGAGTGGCGCGGCGCCCTCGAGCTCGATGTGACGACCGACGAGGGCACGGTGCGCGCGCTCGCGTACCCGGAGCTGACCGGGGCACCCGCGGCCGGCGACCGGGTCCTGCTGAACGTCGGCGCGCTGGTGATGGGGCTCGGCACCGGCGGCTACGCGCTGGTGGTCGCCCTCCCTGACCGCCTGCCCGCCGACCCGCCGGAGTCCGGCACCGACCGCGACTCGGGTCACCTGGTCAAGGCCCGGTACACGCCGCTCCAGCCGATCCTGCTCGGCGTGGACGAGGAGGCCTCACCGCACCGCGAGGTGATGGCGAGGGCGGACAGCCTCGACGGCATGCCGGTGGTGACCGCCGACCTGCACTCGGCCCTGCCGGCGATCCTGGCCGGGATCCACGCGGACCGCCCCGACGCCCGGGTCGCGTACGTGATGACCGACGGCGGCGCGCTGCCGGCCTGGTTCTCCCGCACCCTGGACGGCCTGCGCGACCGGCTGGCCGGAACGGTGACGACCGGCCAGGCCTTCGGCGGCGACCTCGAGGCGAGCACGGTCCACACGGGGCTGCTGGCGGCGCGGCACGTGCTCGGCGCGGACGTGACGATCGTCGCGCAGGGCCCGGGCAACCTCGGCACGGGTACCGCCTGGGGCTTCTCGGGTGTCGCCCTCGGCGAGACGATCAACGCGACGGTCGCGCTGCGCGGCGCACCGGTCGCCTCGCTGCGCATCTCGGACGGCGACGGTCGTCCCCGCCACCGCGGCGTCTCGCACCACAGCCTGACCGCGTACGGGAGGGTTGCCCTGGTCCCGGCCGACCTGGTGATCCCGGACGACCTGCCGGTCGACCTGGCGAAGGAGGTCGAGGCGGACCTGGCACCGCTGGCGGAGCTGCACCGCCTGGTCCGGGTGCCGACGGCGGGCCTCGACGCGGCGCTGGAGGCGAGCCCGGTGCGGCTGTCCACGATGGGCCGCGGCCTCGCGCAGGACCACGCCTACTTCATCACGGCCGCCGCGGCCGGCCGGCACGCGGCCACGCTCATCGTCTGA
- the rfbB gene encoding dTDP-glucose 4,6-dehydratase encodes MNLLVTGGAGFIGSHFVRTALADALPGLEGVRITVLDKLTYAGNFDNLNPVSQSRRLDFVPGDICDAALIESVLPRHDAVVHFAAESHVDRSIAGAAEFATTNVVGTQVLLDAALRHGTSRFVHVSTDEVYGSIATGAWTERSPLSPNSPYAATKAGSDLLALAYHRTHGLPVMVTRCANNYGPYQHPEKLIPRFVTNLLEGRTVPLYGDGTQVRDWVHVDDHCRGTALVLLNGRPGEVYHVGGDRELSNRDLTALLLKACDADWDSVETTADRKGHDQRYALDDDLIRRELGYRPRVDFTAGLADTVQWYRDHRDWWRPLVID; translated from the coding sequence ATGAATCTTCTGGTCACCGGCGGCGCCGGCTTCATCGGCTCACACTTCGTCCGCACCGCGCTCGCCGACGCGCTGCCGGGTCTCGAGGGCGTCCGGATCACGGTGCTGGACAAGCTCACCTACGCCGGCAACTTCGACAACCTGAACCCGGTGAGCCAGAGCCGGCGCCTCGATTTCGTACCCGGGGACATCTGCGACGCGGCCCTGATCGAGTCGGTCCTGCCCCGCCACGACGCGGTGGTGCACTTCGCCGCCGAGTCGCACGTCGACCGCTCCATCGCGGGCGCCGCGGAGTTCGCCACGACGAACGTGGTCGGCACCCAGGTGCTGCTGGACGCGGCCCTGCGGCACGGCACGTCCCGCTTCGTGCACGTCTCCACCGACGAGGTGTACGGCTCGATCGCCACCGGCGCCTGGACCGAGCGGTCGCCGCTGTCGCCCAACTCCCCGTACGCCGCCACGAAGGCGGGCTCGGACCTGCTGGCGCTGGCGTACCACCGCACGCACGGGCTGCCGGTCATGGTGACCCGCTGCGCCAACAACTACGGGCCCTACCAGCACCCCGAGAAGCTGATCCCCCGCTTCGTCACGAACCTGCTGGAGGGCCGCACGGTGCCCCTGTACGGCGACGGGACCCAGGTGCGCGACTGGGTGCACGTCGACGACCACTGCCGGGGCACCGCGCTGGTGCTCCTGAACGGGCGGCCCGGCGAGGTCTACCACGTCGGCGGCGACAGGGAGCTGTCGAACCGGGACCTGACCGCACTGCTGCTGAAGGCGTGCGACGCCGACTGGGACAGCGTCGAGACGACCGCGGACCGCAAGGGCCACGACCAGCGCTACGCCCTCGACGACGACCTGATCCGCCGCGAACTCGGCTACCGCCCCCGGGTCGACTTCACCGCCGGCCTCGCGGACACGGTCCAGTGGTACCGCGACCACCGCGACTGGTGGCGCCCCCTGGTCATTGACTGA
- the prcB gene encoding proteasome subunit beta — protein sequence MAAGFDPSGRLPDVFTNAGTSSFTQFLSQAAPELLPGRRPLPPGMSADIAPHGTTIVAIASAEGVVMAGDRRATMGNLIASRDIEKVHPADAYSLIGIAGTAGIGIELMRLFQVELEHYEKIEGAMLSLDGKANRLAAMVRGNLGAAMQGLAVVPLFAGFDLSPSDPSRAGRIFSFDVAGGLYEETGYDAIGSGSLFAKSALKKKYRAGVSTQDAIRMAVEALYDAADDDTATGGPDVTRKIYPVVMTATADSTHRLTEAEISAVAEAVVAGRMENPGG from the coding sequence GTGGCAGCGGGTTTTGATCCATCCGGGCGTCTTCCAGATGTGTTCACCAATGCGGGGACGTCCTCCTTCACGCAGTTCCTGAGCCAAGCGGCCCCCGAGCTGCTGCCGGGTCGCCGGCCGCTGCCGCCGGGGATGTCCGCCGACATAGCGCCGCACGGCACCACCATCGTCGCCATCGCCAGCGCCGAGGGCGTCGTTATGGCCGGCGACCGCCGCGCCACCATGGGCAACCTCATCGCCAGCCGGGACATCGAGAAGGTGCACCCGGCGGACGCCTACTCGCTGATCGGCATCGCCGGCACGGCGGGCATCGGCATCGAGCTGATGCGCCTGTTCCAGGTCGAGCTGGAGCACTACGAGAAGATCGAGGGCGCGATGCTGTCCCTCGACGGCAAGGCCAACCGGCTCGCCGCGATGGTGCGCGGCAACCTCGGTGCGGCCATGCAGGGCCTGGCCGTGGTCCCGCTCTTCGCGGGCTTCGACCTGTCCCCGTCCGATCCGTCCCGGGCCGGGCGCATCTTCAGCTTCGACGTCGCGGGCGGCCTCTACGAGGAGACCGGCTACGACGCGATCGGCTCCGGTTCGCTGTTCGCCAAGTCGGCGCTGAAGAAGAAGTACCGCGCGGGCGTCAGCACCCAGGACGCGATCCGCATGGCGGTGGAGGCGCTCTACGACGCCGCCGACGACGACACGGCGACCGGCGGGCCCGACGTCACCCGCAAGATCTACCCGGTGGTGATGACCGCGACTGCGGACAGCACCCACCGGCTCACCGAGGCCGAGATCAGCGCGGTGGCCGAGGCAGTGGTCGCCGGACGGATGGAGAACCCGGGCGGCTGA
- the prcA gene encoding proteasome subunit alpha: protein MAMQFYASPEQVQRDRSEYARKGIARGRSAVVLTYEGGVLLVAENLTSLRKISELYDRIGFAAVGRYNEFESLRRAGVRMADLNGLAYDRRDVTGRALANAYTQTLGAIFSETQKPYEVEICVAQVGAAPEADELYRITYDGSVQDEPGFMAMGGSAEAISTVLKSRHDVAADLPTALALAVEGLASVGGENGAPRTLGAAQLEVAVLDRRRMGRAFRRISGAALTTLLEGGKDQPEKEIGEAGDVAPPAPGEDKPTVSAASTDLEGKEPTDTDAS from the coding sequence GTGGCCATGCAGTTCTACGCCTCACCCGAGCAGGTCCAGCGCGACCGCTCGGAGTACGCCCGCAAGGGCATCGCCCGCGGCCGCTCCGCCGTCGTCCTCACCTACGAGGGCGGCGTACTGCTGGTCGCCGAGAACCTCACCTCGCTGCGCAAGATCAGCGAGCTCTACGACAGGATCGGCTTCGCGGCCGTCGGCCGCTACAACGAGTTCGAGAGCCTGCGCCGGGCCGGCGTGCGGATGGCAGACCTCAACGGGCTGGCATACGACCGGCGGGACGTGACCGGCCGGGCGCTCGCGAACGCATACACCCAGACGCTCGGTGCGATCTTCTCGGAGACGCAGAAGCCCTACGAGGTGGAGATCTGCGTGGCGCAGGTCGGCGCCGCGCCGGAGGCCGACGAGCTTTACCGGATCACCTACGACGGCTCCGTCCAGGACGAGCCCGGCTTCATGGCCATGGGCGGCTCGGCCGAGGCCATCTCGACGGTGCTCAAGTCCCGGCACGACGTCGCCGCGGACCTGCCGACCGCCCTGGCCCTGGCCGTCGAGGGCCTGGCCAGCGTCGGCGGCGAGAACGGCGCCCCGCGCACGCTGGGCGCGGCCCAGCTCGAGGTGGCGGTGCTGGACCGCCGCCGCATGGGCCGCGCGTTCCGCCGCATCTCCGGCGCGGCCCTGACCACCCTGCTCGAGGGCGGCAAGGACCAGCCGGAGAAGGAGATCGGGGAGGCCGGCGACGTCGCCCCGCCGGCACCCGGCGAGGACAAGCCGACCGTTTCGGCCGCGTCGACCGACCTCGAAGGCAAGGAGCCCACCGACACCGACGCCTCCTGA
- the pafA gene encoding Pup--protein ligase: MERRIFGLETEYGVTCTYRGQRRLSPDEVARYLFRRVVSWGRSSNVFLRNGARLYLDVGSHPEYATPECDSVTDLVAHDRAGERILEGLLVDAEKRLHDEGIAGEIYLFKNNTDSAGNSYGCHENYLVSRHGEFGRLADVLIPFLVTRQLICGAGKVLQTPRGAVFCLSQRAEHIWEGVSSATTRSRPIINTRDEPHADAERYRRLHVIVGDSNMNEVTTLLKVGSADIVLRMIEAGVVMRDLSLENPIRAIREVSHDITGRRKIRLANNKEVSALEIQQEYLAKATEFVERRGGDPTAKRVVELWGRVLNAIENGDLGPVSREIDWVSKYKLIERYQAKHEIPMSHPRIAQLDLAYHDVRRGRGLYALMEKRRQVDRISNDLEIFEAKETPPQTTRARLRGEFIRHAQEKRRDFTVDWVHLKLNDQAQRTVLCKDPFRAYDERVERLIASM; encoded by the coding sequence ATGGAACGGCGAATTTTCGGCCTCGAAACCGAGTACGGAGTCACCTGCACCTATCGGGGGCAGCGGCGGCTGTCGCCCGACGAGGTGGCCCGCTACCTGTTCCGCCGAGTGGTGTCCTGGGGACGCTCCAGCAACGTATTCCTCCGCAACGGTGCCCGCCTATACCTCGACGTCGGTTCCCACCCCGAGTACGCAACGCCCGAGTGTGACTCCGTCACCGACCTGGTCGCACACGACCGCGCCGGCGAGCGGATCCTCGAGGGCCTCCTCGTCGACGCCGAGAAGCGTCTGCACGACGAGGGCATCGCGGGCGAGATCTACCTGTTCAAGAACAACACCGACTCGGCCGGCAACTCGTACGGCTGCCACGAGAACTACCTGGTGAGCCGCCACGGTGAGTTCGGCCGGCTCGCCGACGTCCTCATCCCGTTCCTCGTCACCCGCCAGCTCATCTGCGGCGCCGGCAAGGTGCTGCAGACGCCGCGCGGCGCGGTCTTCTGCCTCTCGCAGCGCGCCGAGCACATCTGGGAGGGCGTCTCCAGCGCCACCACGCGCAGCCGCCCGATCATCAACACCCGCGACGAGCCGCACGCCGACGCCGAGCGCTACCGGCGCCTGCACGTCATCGTGGGCGACTCCAACATGAACGAGGTCACGACGCTGCTCAAGGTCGGCAGCGCCGACATCGTGCTGCGGATGATCGAGGCCGGCGTGGTCATGCGCGACCTGTCGCTGGAGAACCCGATCCGGGCGATCCGCGAGGTCTCGCACGACATCACCGGCCGCCGCAAGATCCGCCTGGCCAACAACAAAGAGGTCAGCGCCCTCGAGATCCAGCAGGAGTACCTGGCCAAGGCGACCGAGTTCGTCGAGCGCCGCGGTGGCGACCCCACCGCCAAGCGCGTCGTCGAGCTCTGGGGCCGGGTGCTCAACGCGATCGAGAACGGCGACCTCGGCCCGGTCTCCCGCGAGATCGACTGGGTGTCGAAGTACAAGCTGATCGAGCGTTACCAGGCCAAGCACGAGATCCCGATGAGCCACCCGCGGATCGCCCAGCTGGACCTGGCGTACCACGACGTGCGCCGCGGCCGCGGCCTGTACGCGCTGATGGAGAAGCGCAGGCAGGTCGACCGGATCTCCAACGACCTCGAGATCTTCGAGGCGAAGGAGACCCCGCCGCAGACGACCCGCGCCCGGCTGCGCGGCGAGTTCATCCGGCACGCGCAGGAGAAGCGCCGCGACTTCACGGTCGACTGGGTGCATCTCAAGCTGAACGACCAGGCGCAGCGCACGGTGCTGTGCAAGGACCCGTTCCGGGCGTACGACGAGCGCGTGGAGCGCCTGATCGCCAGTATGTGA